From Oryza sativa Japonica Group chromosome 4, ASM3414082v1, one genomic window encodes:
- the LOC4335934 gene encoding auxin response factor 9 isoform X1 — MEQLEASTNQQLDQYLPMFNLPSKILCSVVNVELRAEADSDEVYAQIMLQPEADQSELTSLDPELQDLEKCTAHSFCKTLTASDTSTHGGFSVLRRHAEECLPQLDMSQNPPCQELVAKDLHGTEWHFRHIFRGQPRRHLLTTGWSVFVSSKRLVAGDAFIFLRGESGELRVGVRRLMRQVNNMPSSVISSHSMHLGVLATASHAISTGTLFSVFYKPRTSRSEFVVSVNKYLEAKKQNLSVGMRFKMRFEGDEAPERRFSGTIIGIGSVPAMSKSPWADSDWKSLKVQWDEPSAIVRPDRVSPWELEPLDASNPQPPQPPLRNKRARPPASPSVVAELPPSFGLWKPPSEAAQTLSFSEPQRAREIFPSIPASIFSASSHVEFNSKNEPSILSNQFYWSMRDSKTDSFSASTNKTRVERKQEPTTMGCRLFGIEISSAVEEALPAATVSGVGYDQTVLSVDVDSDQISQPSNGNKSDAPGTSSERSPLESQSRQVRSCTKVIMQGMAVGRAVDLTKLNGYGDLRSKLEEMFDIQGDLCPTLKRWQVVYTDDEDDMMLVGDDPWDEFCSMVKRIYIYSYEEAKLLAPKSKLPVIGDTIKLSSMNSSHESVDLDNHASVTNRDC; from the exons ATGGAACAG CTTGAGGCGTCTACAAACCAGCAGCTTGACCAGTACCTGCCGATGTTCAATCTACCATCCAAGATCCTATGCAGCGTGGTCAACGTAGAACTCCGG GCGGAGGCTGATTCAGATGAAGTTTATGCTCAAATTATGCTGCAACCAGAAGCTGAT CAAAGTGAACTCACCAGTCTGGATCCTGAGCTTCAAGATCTTGAGAAATGCACAGCTCATTCCTTTTGCAAGACATTAACAGCTTCAGATACAAGCACACATGGCGGTTTCTCTGTTCTTAGGAGGCATGCTGAAGAATGCCTTCCTCAGCTG GACATGTCTCAGAATCCACCATGTCAAGAACTGGTTGCCAAAGATCTCCATGGAACTGAGTGGCATTTCCGTCACATCTTTCGTG gaCAACCTAGGAGGCATCTGCTTACAACCGGTTGGAGTGTCTTTGTTAGCTCAAAAAGATTGGTTGCTGGCGATGCATTTATCTTCCTGAG GGGCGAAAGTGGTGAGCTACGGGTTGGAGTAAGGAGACTTATGAGACAAGTAAATAACATGCCATCATCTGTCATATCAAGCCACAGCATGCATCTTGGAGTCCTTGCAACAGCTTCCCATGCTATCTCCACTGGAACCCTCTTTTCTGTTTTCTACAAACCCAG AACAAGCCGGTCTGAGTTTGTTGTGAGCGTTAACAAGTACCTTGAAGCTAAGAAGCAGAACTTGTCTGTTGGAATGAGGTTTAAGATGAGAtttgaaggtgatgaagctCCTGAAAGAAG GTTTAGTGGAACAATTATTGGTATTGGGAGTGTGCCAGCAATGTCAAAATCTCCATGGGCAGATTCTGACTGGAAATCTCTGAAG GTCCAATGGGATGAACCTTCGGCTATTGTCCGTCCAGATAGAGTTTCACCATGGGAACTGGAACCATTGGATGCGAGTAATCCACAACCACCTCAGCCTCCATTGAGGAATAAGCGTGCAAGGCCTCCAGCTTCACCTTCTGTGGTTGCGGAACTTCCTCCAAGTTTCG GACTATGGAAACCCCCATCTGAAGCAGCCCAAACTCTCTCATTTTCGGAACCACAACGGGCTCGAGAGATATTTCCTTCAATTCCTGCATCAATCTTCTCAGCATCATCACATGTTGAATTCAATTCAAAGAACGAGCCATCCATACTAAGCAATCAGTTCTACTGGTCAATGAGGGATTCAAAAACTGATTCTTTTTCTGCTAGCACTAACAAAACAAGAGTTGAAAGAAAGCAAGAACCAACTACTATGGGTTGCAGATTATTTGGAATTGAAATAAGCTCAGCTGTAGAAGAAGCCCTGCCTGCAGCTACTGTTTCAGGTGTCGGTTATGATCAAACTGTTCTCTCTGTAGATGTGGACTCTGATCAGATCTCACAGCCATCTAATGGCAATAAATCCGATGCCCCTGGAACAAGCAGTGAACGTTCTCCTCTTGAGTCCCAAAGTCGTCAAGTGAGGAGCTGCACAAAG GTAATTATGCAAGGTATGGCAGTTGGGAGGGCTGTGGACTTGACAAAACTAAATGGTTATGGTGATCTTCGCAGCAAGTTGGAGGAGATGTTTGATATACAGGGGGACTTGTGTCCCACCCTGAAGAGATGGCAAGTTGTTTACACCGATGATGAGGATGACATGATGCTTGTCGGGGATGATCCTTGGGA TGAATTTTGTAGCATGGTGAAACGGATTTATATTTACTCCTACGAGGAGGCCAAGCTGCTGGCTCCAAAGTCTAAGCTGCCAGTCATAGGTGACACCATCAAATTGAGCAGTATGAACTCATCACATGAATCCGTCGACCTGGACAATCATGCCTCAGTTACTAACAGGGACTGCTAA
- the LOC4335933 gene encoding uncharacterized protein: protein MSQPAAVAAGAAAGQQPQGRAQAARQAGGGLGQTIAGIVRMAVFWYFAAKFFGPKRPPAEPGMLMSNLFQKGEPLDMWMYLSENEKFNDFSNEDALVWHEANIPYAVWGPTSTRTHTLTYYPSEAIKNNGSLYAHVYFARSGYPVDPTDPEYEQSSAFGRTHPVVAYLRKPKDGKKKSLLGDSSESNEQPPPKENKDSVDKDEGPVEYISYWKPNVTINLVDDFTRYPHNNVPPNVAPYLNVDPSSNNYYPTVFFNEFWLLRDKLIALNETVEELPLNLEVGPISMTKWQIFLQMEQSFQVHRSYGSMLEGEADELKRVFLEGNPYFLGLTMIVSLFHSLFDFLAFKNDIQFWNKNKSMEGLSAKSVVLNFVCQLIIFLYLLDNETSWMILGSSGIGVCIEFWKIGKAMHVEIDRSGKIPMLRFRDRESYAQNKTKEYDAIAMKYLTYVLLFLVFCFSIYSLKYEKHKSWYSWILSSLTSCVYMFGFIMMCPQLFINYKLKSVAHMPWRQMTYKFLNTIIDDLFAFVIKMPMLHRLSVFRDDVIFLIYLYQRWVYPVDKKRVNEYGFGGEDEPQAPQTLEGSDLAAASQQAGAEAEAETSTEDKKTK from the exons atgtcgcagccggcggcggtggccgctggggcggcggcggggcagcaGCCGCAGGGCCGGGCGCAGGCGGCGAggcaggcgggcggcggacTGGGGCAGACCATCGCCGGGATCGTGCGGATGGCCGTGTTCTGGTACTTCGCCGCCAAGTTCTTCGGCCCGAAGCGGCCCCCGGCGGAGCCGGGCATGCTCATGTCCAACCTCTTCCAGAAGGGAGAGCCGCTG GATATGTGGATGTATTTATCAGAAAATGAGAAATTCAATGACTTCAGTAATGAGGATGCACTCGTCTGGCATGAGGCAAACATACCATATGCAGTCTGGGGACCTACCAGTACGAGAACGCACACATTGACATACTATCCTTCTGAG GCTATCAAGAACAATGGTTCTTTGTATGCTCATGTTTATTTTGCCCGCTCGGGTTACCCTGTGGATCCTACTGATCCTGAATATGAGCAAAGTTCTGCATTTGGCAGGACACACC CTGTTGTGGCTTACTTGCGAAAACCAAAAGATGGTAAAAAGAAGAGCTTGCTGGGAGATTCAAGTGAATCTAATGAACAACCACCACCTAAG GAGAATAAAGATTCTGTAGACAAAGATGAGGGCCCAGTTGAATATATTTCTTATTGGAAACCAAATGTAACAATAAATCTTGTTGACGACTTCACACG GTATCCACACAATAATGTTCCACCCAATGTTGCTCCAT ATTTGAATGTTGATCCATCTTCAAACAACTACTACCCAACTGTATTCTTCAATGAGTTTTGGCTACTGAGAGATAAATTGATAGCACTCAATGAGACTGTGGAGGAACTGCCTTTGAACCTTGAAGTTGGTCCTATTAGCATGACCAAGTGGCAAATATTTCTTCAGATGGAGCAGTCCTTCCAAGTTCATCGCAGTTATGGAAGTATGCTTGAAGGGGAGGCTGATGAGCTCAAG AGAGTTTTCCTTGAAGGAAATCCATACTTTTTGGGATTGACCATGATTGTTTCTCTGTTCCACTCTCTGTTTGATTTTCTGGCTTTCAAAAATG ATATTCAGTTCTGGAATAAGAACAAGTCCATGGAAGGTCTATCAGCAAAATCCGTGGTTCTGAACTTTGTATGCCAGCTGATTATTTTCCTCTACCTGCTCGACAATGAGACTTCATGGATGATCCTTGGTAGCTCTGGAATTGGTGTTTGCATTGAATTTTGGAAGATTGGAAAAGCAATGCATGTTGAG ATCGATAGAAGTGGAAAGATTCCCATGTTGAGGTTCCGGGACCGTGAATCATATGCACAGAATAAGACAAAGGAGTATGACGCAATTGCAATGAAGTATCTTACATATGTACTTCTCTTCCTTGTGTTCTGTTTCTCCATCTATTCCCTTAAGTATGAGAAACACAAGAGCTGGTACTCATGGATACTCTCTTCTCTCACAAGTTGTGTGTACATGTTTG GTTTCATCATGATGTGCCCACAACTATTCATCAACTACAAGCTGAAGTCTGTTGCTCATATGCCATGGAGGCAAATGACCTACAAGTTCCTCAACACCATAATTGATGACCTTTTCGCATTTGTGATCAAAATGCCGATGCTGCATCGTCTCTCAGTTTTCAGAGATG ATGTTATCTTCTTGATATACCTCTACCAGAGATGGGTGTACCCAGTTGACAAGAAGCGTGTCAACGAGTACGGCTTCGGTGGGGAAGACGAGCCACAAGCTCCCCAGACATTGGAAGGGAGCGATCTAGCAGCTGCATCCCAGCAAGCCGGGGCTGAGGCGGAGGCCGAGACGAGCACGGAGGACAAGAAGACGAAGTGA
- the LOC4335934 gene encoding auxin response factor 9 has translation MAAAMEMAANPGGSGTCSDALFRELWHACAGPLVTVPKRGERVYYFPQGHMEQLEASTNQQLDQYLPMFNLPSKILCSVVNVELRAEADSDEVYAQIMLQPEADQSELTSLDPELQDLEKCTAHSFCKTLTASDTSTHGGFSVLRRHAEECLPQLDMSQNPPCQELVAKDLHGTEWHFRHIFRGQPRRHLLTTGWSVFVSSKRLVAGDAFIFLRGESGELRVGVRRLMRQVNNMPSSVISSHSMHLGVLATASHAISTGTLFSVFYKPRTSRSEFVVSVNKYLEAKKQNLSVGMRFKMRFEGDEAPERRFSGTIIGIGSVPAMSKSPWADSDWKSLKVQWDEPSAIVRPDRVSPWELEPLDASNPQPPQPPLRNKRARPPASPSVVAELPPSFGLWKPPSEAAQTLSFSEPQRAREIFPSIPASIFSASSHVEFNSKNEPSILSNQFYWSMRDSKTDSFSASTNKTRVERKQEPTTMGCRLFGIEISSAVEEALPAATVSGVGYDQTVLSVDVDSDQISQPSNGNKSDAPGTSSERSPLESQSRQVRSCTKVIMQGMAVGRAVDLTKLNGYGDLRSKLEEMFDIQGDLCPTLKRWQVVYTDDEDDMMLVGDDPWDEFCSMVKRIYIYSYEEAKLLAPKSKLPVIGDTIKLSSMNSSHESVDLDNHASVTNRDC, from the exons atggcCGCCGCGATGGAGATGGCGGCGAATCCAGGTGGTTCAG GAACCTGCAGCGATGCACTATTCCGGGAGCTATGGCATGCTTGTGCTGGTCCGTTGGTCACGGTCCCGAAGCGCGGCGAGCGCGTCTACTACTTTCCCCAGGGTCATATGGAACAG CTTGAGGCGTCTACAAACCAGCAGCTTGACCAGTACCTGCCGATGTTCAATCTACCATCCAAGATCCTATGCAGCGTGGTCAACGTAGAACTCCGG GCGGAGGCTGATTCAGATGAAGTTTATGCTCAAATTATGCTGCAACCAGAAGCTGAT CAAAGTGAACTCACCAGTCTGGATCCTGAGCTTCAAGATCTTGAGAAATGCACAGCTCATTCCTTTTGCAAGACATTAACAGCTTCAGATACAAGCACACATGGCGGTTTCTCTGTTCTTAGGAGGCATGCTGAAGAATGCCTTCCTCAGCTG GACATGTCTCAGAATCCACCATGTCAAGAACTGGTTGCCAAAGATCTCCATGGAACTGAGTGGCATTTCCGTCACATCTTTCGTG gaCAACCTAGGAGGCATCTGCTTACAACCGGTTGGAGTGTCTTTGTTAGCTCAAAAAGATTGGTTGCTGGCGATGCATTTATCTTCCTGAG GGGCGAAAGTGGTGAGCTACGGGTTGGAGTAAGGAGACTTATGAGACAAGTAAATAACATGCCATCATCTGTCATATCAAGCCACAGCATGCATCTTGGAGTCCTTGCAACAGCTTCCCATGCTATCTCCACTGGAACCCTCTTTTCTGTTTTCTACAAACCCAG AACAAGCCGGTCTGAGTTTGTTGTGAGCGTTAACAAGTACCTTGAAGCTAAGAAGCAGAACTTGTCTGTTGGAATGAGGTTTAAGATGAGAtttgaaggtgatgaagctCCTGAAAGAAG GTTTAGTGGAACAATTATTGGTATTGGGAGTGTGCCAGCAATGTCAAAATCTCCATGGGCAGATTCTGACTGGAAATCTCTGAAG GTCCAATGGGATGAACCTTCGGCTATTGTCCGTCCAGATAGAGTTTCACCATGGGAACTGGAACCATTGGATGCGAGTAATCCACAACCACCTCAGCCTCCATTGAGGAATAAGCGTGCAAGGCCTCCAGCTTCACCTTCTGTGGTTGCGGAACTTCCTCCAAGTTTCG GACTATGGAAACCCCCATCTGAAGCAGCCCAAACTCTCTCATTTTCGGAACCACAACGGGCTCGAGAGATATTTCCTTCAATTCCTGCATCAATCTTCTCAGCATCATCACATGTTGAATTCAATTCAAAGAACGAGCCATCCATACTAAGCAATCAGTTCTACTGGTCAATGAGGGATTCAAAAACTGATTCTTTTTCTGCTAGCACTAACAAAACAAGAGTTGAAAGAAAGCAAGAACCAACTACTATGGGTTGCAGATTATTTGGAATTGAAATAAGCTCAGCTGTAGAAGAAGCCCTGCCTGCAGCTACTGTTTCAGGTGTCGGTTATGATCAAACTGTTCTCTCTGTAGATGTGGACTCTGATCAGATCTCACAGCCATCTAATGGCAATAAATCCGATGCCCCTGGAACAAGCAGTGAACGTTCTCCTCTTGAGTCCCAAAGTCGTCAAGTGAGGAGCTGCACAAAG GTAATTATGCAAGGTATGGCAGTTGGGAGGGCTGTGGACTTGACAAAACTAAATGGTTATGGTGATCTTCGCAGCAAGTTGGAGGAGATGTTTGATATACAGGGGGACTTGTGTCCCACCCTGAAGAGATGGCAAGTTGTTTACACCGATGATGAGGATGACATGATGCTTGTCGGGGATGATCCTTGGGA TGAATTTTGTAGCATGGTGAAACGGATTTATATTTACTCCTACGAGGAGGCCAAGCTGCTGGCTCCAAAGTCTAAGCTGCCAGTCATAGGTGACACCATCAAATTGAGCAGTATGAACTCATCACATGAATCCGTCGACCTGGACAATCATGCCTCAGTTACTAACAGGGACTGCTAA